Below is a genomic region from Ziziphus jujuba cultivar Dongzao chromosome 7, ASM3175591v1.
TTGTTGCAAGCTGTCATCCTTCTTGAGTTTTATTTATGGTAAATGTCAATTATGTCATCCATATTTCAAGACTTGTTAGTTGGAGTAAGTTGACATACaattaatttaacttttaatgctGTGCCAAACATGGTGAAATTTTCAAGTCTCTTTAAGGTGGTTTTAAACCAACCTCTTATTATATCAAATACACAATGTACCATTTTATTtgcagaaaattattttttttagaaagaattCTTCAGATAAAAAGTACAAGATTATTAGtgtttttgggggaaaaaactGTTTAATATTTGTAATGAATCCGTACTaatggattatttatttatttattacaattttagaGAAGAGAGATTTTCACCCTGGTGAATcgaatttaaaatgaattatgttGTTTCtaagggtaaaaaaattaagttaatttatttaaatgatgGGTTGTGCGTAAGAGTTGAAGATCGCCATGCTTATAATGGTGTTAAATTTTTGTCATCTGGGACCAAAAAAATTAGGTGAAAATTTCATTAAACACGTGTATTAGGACTGATAGTGGCTTATATTATTGCAATGTGAATGTCATTGTCTAATAATGAAAgttgaataaataattttacctAATAACCTTAAACAACGCATTTATAACTCGTAGGGATAGGCCCTGAGGGCTTCCAAAccccttaaaaaataaacaattaataagTACTAATAAATTAtggagaaaatttcatttatatctttttagtttttattttaattatatgtaaatttcaaatgtttgaaaattattattaattttcaatttctatgtgttagtttttattagtttatttcaattaaaattatatttttataatattattcaatatatACATGAGTACGTTTCGAtagttgtaaaaaataaaaagaaattaataatgatcTTCAAAATATGCGTTCtgattaaatttaaaactaaaaagtttTAAAGGACATTTATCCTAAATtacatttaactttttaattttatattggatgtgatagtttataattttttttaagataattgAGTAGAAAAGGTTAAGATTAGTATATTACCAAGGGAATAAgatcttatatattatttttatttccaacTATTTGATATGATATCacctaattttttatataacttAACTCTCTCAACCAACTGTTTCATGGTTGCATAAAAGTTCAGAATATTGTTTTGGcagcttttatttgttttgggtAAAATTTGGCAGTTTGATACGTAAGGATTGAAAATGTAATTGTCGACGACCAATGGACTACGTGGCAATCATCTACAATTAATGCTTCGGATGATACACATCCAACGGTGTACAAAAGTCAGAATGACGTACCTCTCTAATCCACACCGACACctctattttagttttttttttttttttgacacaaaaaataaaaaaaattcactgaAAACCAAATGCCCCACAAAATCCCGTGCCAATTTGCCACCTCCCAAAAAAACCCAacccaactctctctctctctccttcgcCCTCACTGTAACTAAAATGATCAAAAACgagcacccaaaaaaaagcgaaataaaaaaaaaaaaattgaaataagaaAATCGCTGTATTACTGTGACGCCACCATTAACCAGGCCACAGGTTGTATAGTATAACCAGAAAAAGTCCAcacccttctttctctctctttcctcttctcttctttcttttttattttctcaaactctgagaaaaaaaaagaaaaagaaaagctttaAAAGCGTGGGCACTTTTTCCGATGAACGCCAGGGACTGTAATTACCGGTCGGAGAACTgacgctttttatttttatttttaatttttttgattttttccgGCATGTCCGACAACGACGTTGTTTCGAGGACTTTCCGAGCTCTGGTAGAGAGCGCGGACCGGAAGTTCGCTAGGGTTCGCGACGTTCCGGCCTACGGACGAGTCCAGAACCAGCACTACTTTCACAAGGTGTTCAAGGCCTATATGAGACTTTGGAAGTACCAGCAGGAGAACCGTGGCAAGCTCGTCGAGTCCGGGCTTAACCGTTGGGAAATCGGCGAGATCGCTAGCCGGATCGGCCAGCTTTACTTCGGTCAGTACATGAGGACCAGCGAAGCAAGGTTTTTGGTGGAGGCTTATGTTTTCTACGAGGCGATTCTTTATAGAAGGTACTTTGAGGGATTCAAAGGTCCCGGTAAGGATGTGGGGGTCAGGTTCAAGGAATTAAGGTTTTACGCCAGGTTTCTGCTCGTCTCCTTGATTTTAAACCGGACCGAAATGGTTAAGCTTCTTGCCGACCGGTTCAAATCTCTGGTTGATGACAGCAAAGTGAATTTccgggtatatatatatatatatatatatttattttatttttgctgaatATTGAAGgcttttttaacttaatttagCTGAAATTGTTTAGCAATTTCAATTTCCTTTGGAATTCGAATGAAAAACAATGGAAAAGATGTGGGAAATCCATACTTGTATTTCTCTGTTCCCAACTACTCTGATCAATCAGACTGCGTTAAAAATTTGCAGTGTTGACTCGACCTTGATTCATCAAAAGTCGTTACTTCTGACACGCTTTTGGTAGCTTCTGATTTTGATAATGGTTTTTGCTAGGTTCTGACCGCAGATTTGGGTCCGgtcaataaattttattgattttaggTATGGCCTGAAACTATTTAGTCGATTGCTTGTCAGATGCGGGGtcaatcaaattttgttttgcCCTTCTGTTTTATAATTGACAAAAGAGGAAGTTGCAGATTTCAATTAATGAATCTGGTGGGTCCCATTGACGAAGGTGGTTTGTGGAATACACATCATTAGGATCAAAGTTCAGGGTAGAAAGATAAAATGTCCAATCTAAGCTTACGTAATGTTTAAGTTGTCCAGTCGGATCGAAAATTCCATCTAGTTTCTGATGTTTTTAAAGTACAGTTCTGAATTCAGATGTGAATTTATGCAGAATTTATGGCTTGTAGTTTTAGTTCTTATAAGAACATATAATTTTCTAGAAATGTGAAAATGGTTCTCCAAAACAGATGAGAGATTGATTAGATTATAGTCTAAACTGTTTGAAGATTGATTTTGCTGGAAGGTCTAAGAAAGTGAAGTGAAAATCGATCAAATGAGAGCAGCCAAAGAAGTATAACTGGTATCTTTGTATAAAGTTTGGTTTATGGCCCCCAAAACTCATGGCTTAAATAGTGAAATGTGATTCATAAAAACAATTGTTTGAGCGGTGTATCATAATTCATAGAACCGTTTGCTAGTTCATTTGCCTAGTTGGTAGGTTGACTTAAAATGGCCTAGACGGATTAGAAAATGACATTAAATAGTTTATAACCCCCATTTTTGGAACAGGGGAAGGAGCGGAGTTGGCGAGATAGTCTCAGATTCCACTAGCAAGTCTCATTTTGCTACTGAGGTTATAATTCTTACCAAATACATTAGatagaaaagaaatgaaatggcAGTTGTTTACTCTCCGACCTTAAATGAATCATTTATGTAGTTATTGGCACTCATTCTGATCAGTTTTCTCTTCTTTTGAAGAGCTATGGAGTAGTAACACCTTTAATGTATGATTTAGATTGAATTACATTCTGTTTGGGCTTTAAGACTTAGCCTTCATGAtgacataaataaattagttaTTCAATAAGCCAATGTATTCgtggtaatttatttatgatttatattgAATTACATTCTGTGTTGGGCTTTAAGACTTAGCCTTCATGAGGTCAAATTTCGAGTACTACCTTTAATGTTACACTATCACTatgacataaataaattaattattcaataagcCAATGTATTTGTGGTCATTTATTAAAGAATGTTTGCTTACTTCTTGGCTACTTATGGGATTTCAAGAGCTGTTCGATTAACATTACTTTGGTATTGTGAATGAGGTATGATATACATGCACTTGTCCCAAGCACATTTTATTGTCATGTAATGTGGAGGCCATTGGGCAATCTAGGCCCCTTGACATTAGAGGCATTGTCAAAAGTACTAACTAATAATTATCTTCTTTTCCTAGATTGGtggttaataaattttatgtgtCAAAATTTCACTTATCTCTTACTAAATATGTGTGTTGTTAAATTTTCCTCTGAGTGGTCCTTCCATACAAGTTCTGTTCTTGCTTGATTTAAGACCTTTGAAATATATCTTCTCAGGAGACAAACTTTAAAGAATGGAGGCAAGTGGTACAGGAAATTGTTCGATTTATGAATGATGACACTGCATTTATGAATGTTAGACCATTGCGATATTGTGCAACTTTTGACTCATATCCAGCCTCCCTTCCATATGTCGCTCGTTTTCATGCAAAGAAGGTTTTGAAATTTCAAGATGCATTGCTGACAAGCTATCACCGGAATGAGGTGAATAGTATTTCTAGTTCATATTTCTGGCTCTATTTTAATCCATTTTGGAATACGATAACCCTGAGGAAAAAAGTTTTGTGAATTGTCATGTACTGTACATGCAGGTAAAATTTGCTGAACTAACATTGGACACGCACAGAATGCTGCAATGTTTGGAATGGGAGCCAAGTGGATCTTTTTACCAAAAGCGTCCAgctgaaataaaagaaaatggcaTTTCTTATGATCATTCTGGTGCTTCTGGACTAATTGATATGAACTTGGCCGCGGACATGACTGATCCAACTTTACCTCCGAATCCAAGGAAAGCAATTCTCTATCGTCCCTCTGTGACGCATTTAATAGCGGTGAGTTTGCCAATGACTTAATCTACCTTCATCAGTTTCCTGCTTCAGTTTGTTGGACTTCACTTGGATCTAATAGGCTGATGTGCCTGTTGCTCACCCTGCTTCTTTTGATTGAACAGCTCTGTAGAGACTAAAGCCTGTGCGGCTTCATGActgtttatgaaaaaaaatgtttatcaccctcaatttgaatatagataatggcttcaccatcctcaTTGTCTTGGCATAGTTGTACATCTgccattattgttaattttactaTTCCACTTAATTGGATGGTAGAAGCTCTCAATTACAATGAAAAATTAGTAGCTGAGCGCAGTTTTTATGCCTGACTTAGATATCTATTATTTCTCAGTGAGAgaattactttattatttatcatatgttttttattttttattttttatttttatctatggatatatataatttggaagGCTTATGTTTAATGTCATGATGCACTGGCAGGTTATGGCTACAATATGCGAGGAGCTCCCTCCAGATAGTATTATGCTAGTATACTTGTCAGCCTCAGGTCAAATTACTTTTGTTAGGTTAACAATGAAATGATCATGTAATGTCCTCTGTGATTAGTGACATTGGTGATCAACCATGCAGGGAAGGCTAGTCGCAGTAATGTTACTCAGACGGAAAGCTTAGGAGGGTCTCAGAAATTGTCAAAAAACAAGGTTGTTTCTCTCCATGAGCAGAATAATACTCTGCCTGAATCTTGTGTAAACGACAAGGGGGAGTCGAGTGGCTATTATGACAAATATCTGTGGTTTGGACCTAGAGGAAATAACGGTATGTACCTATATTGACTAAGCATCCTTTCAACTTTTCTGTTTGGtttattttaattcattttttattgcGGACATTTATTGGTAGAATCATATGAGTTTTTTGGTCATTGTAAGCTTCCTTGCCCTTATATTATTCCTCTTATGCTAGCTCCTTTTTGGATTTTCAGGTTTAAATAATCTGTATCCTGGAGACATAATTCCATTTACTCGTAGACCTCTTTTCTTAATCATTGATAGCGACAACAGCCATGCATTCAAGGCAGGTTTGTCAAAACTTGGGCATGACGTCTAGGCTTCATGTTTTGTTCTACAAGAGAATGTAGTTTCCAAACTAGATTTTGCATGtaaaataaatgtatttatgGTTTCTGGCTTTCATTGTTTATGGATAGTGTTGATATTGTGGTTTCAACGAAGCTGTTGTAGTCCTATAGTTATATCATCGGTGGCCAACATGGAGCCTTTTGGTTCAGTTATGTCTTTGTTATGTAAAATTTGGTTTGCTTTGTGTGTTAGCCATTTGTAGGTTTCCTCCAACATGTTGTGTTCGACATGATCGCATGTTCAATTTGGGTGCATGGGATGAGCTGCATCTGATTATTAATGGTATGTCAAGTTCCTTAAACATGAATTATGAATGACTTTCAGGTTTTACATGGAGCAGAAAGGGGAGAGAGAGCTGCTCTACTTCTTTCACCTTTGAGACCAGCAAACTTACCTGATGCCAATATTGCACAAAATGGAAGTCAGTTTACTTTTTTCTTGACTGCTCCTCTGTCAGCATTTTGCCAATTGGTTGGCCTCTCACCTCCAGATACTGAAACAGTAAGTTAATTGCGAAAATTGTTAAATACTTGCTGAAGGTTCTCTGTATTGTAATTGGTCTAACTTGTTCACTTCTAATTGTAGGATGTTTACAGTGATGCTGAGAAGATACTCTCAACCGCCTTCTCTGAGTTGGAAGTAATTCTTTGTACATCAAAAAGTCTGGATCTGGTTTGGGCACAAGTCTTATCGGACCCTTTTCTCCGGCGACTTATTTTGAGGTACGTATTACTCATACCGAGCAAAGTAGCAATTGGTTTTTTCATTTGGTTGAAAAGTTTTAAGCCTATGGAGAAACCTCAAATGCCAACTATTCTTTAAACCTGGGGCAGTCCACTTCAGTTTTGACTGTATAGCCAGTTGTTGACCTGGAAATTGTAATTTAACaactttttttggtaaacaacCAATTCGGGTGAGTAATTAGAGTTGTAAAACTAGTAATTGACTTGTGAAATTGATTGTTCTTTGTCATGGACAAGTAAATGGTGGGGCTTACAAGGTATTCAGTCTAActggaaaatttattaaaatgataACTTGATTCACAATTGTATATgagttttgataattatataaTGGAGATGCTCATTTGTTGCCTTTTTTTCCAGATTCATATTCTGCAGATCAGTGCTATCATTCTTCTGTTTGTCACAAAATAGTGACCAGTATCTCCCCTCTTGTCTGCCTCTTCTTCCCGATTCAGTATCTCCGGATTCTGAAGTTATGCAGGCTGCTGTTGTCAGGCTCGCAAAACACTTTAAAATTGCTCACCGGTTTCATTTTGGTGACATGGAATAGGTCGTAATGTAGCATTGCATCTTTTTTGAGGATCACCGTTTCATCCATTTGATGGGATGAtcatttatatcatttttctttggaACTCGAGAAGATTATATATCAGATGATGGGGCTTAAGCCTCCAAAGTAAGAGAATACATCAGGGCATGGTTGCTTCTGCTCGTTTTTATTGCCTACTTGCAACCTCATCCATTCTCAGTCTGTTTGCTCTGATATTATATGGTGGTTTGATGTTGTGGGTGGTGTCTCATAATTCGGTAGGGTGTGTCCTATATGGGTTAATTATTGAATCTTTTTTTCTCAGGTTACTTGTAATTGTTCATATAATATCTTTGTAAAAGAAGTCAGGTAGTGGAATTTGAGATTTATTGTTCTCCATTTTGAGCGGCCCTTTTTTTGCATATATTGTAGGAAAAATTTGTGCATTTATGATTGATCAGGACGTATAAAGAGACTCAAATAGTGTTAGTAAATTTGTATCCAAATTTTGATCTTTACAACGTATGTTTCTTAGATTTGCAAGTTTTGTAAATTATGTACATTGTATCTAATTTatctttgaatttcatttttaccTTAACATTGATTGCATTACGTTTCCTTACctgcaacaaaaattgaaaatttgacagtatatttgtaatttatacAGATCAAATTGTGAAAATTGCTAAATGGAAGGATTATatgtttcattctttttctcctcTGAAAGGGCTGCGTAGCACCATCTCATTCTCATCTTTATTGCTTTTCAATAgccatttttcacttttataatggtatgcattgaaaagTTGCCTTCACATGAAAATGGAAGAAGGATATACAGTAGAATGTTTGATGTTCATAATAACTCGAGGAATGCTCAAACTATTTGAATCTTAAATTTAGATGGATTTTGTTTTAATCAGGATAGCACTGACTGCTGACTGAATTGGATagctttattatatatgtacagGATGAAAAGATTCGAATTTAAATCATTATCAGAAAAAAATTAGTTTGGTGGAccataaagattttattatGCAATTTCCATAGAAAATGTTAGAATTTAGAGAAAATAGATTTAAGGATTTAATCATGATCATATTTCTTAGCATAAATCATGATCATATTTCTCAgcataaattttactttggttcgttctataattttcataaaaatttatttaaaaaaataatgatttttactATTGAATTGTCTCCGCCAAGACataaataaccatttaaaaaaagttaatataattttcaaatagtcACGTAAACAacttataattttcataaaattttgtattgttTTATGATGATTGGATGGTTCCTTAAATAGTCCTTTGCATCTAAAACAGCTCATCTATGAAAAAATTTAAGCACTTCCAATAAgtgatttttgtaaataaataaataaataatgttggGTCAGATTAGTGGGCTGGGCATTGGGCAACGAAGTGGGGCTCAAGTGCTGGGGTTTTCCGTAGATCGGCATGTTGGGCAACAAGAACAAAACAAGCCCCATATCATCACATCATGTTTAAATTACAACAGCACTTCATCTTGTGAGTTGAGTCGTGGCTTTGTAGTTTGTACAAGGACCACGTGTCAGCTAGGGAAAACCAATTTTcttctaatttaaatttgaattacattacatatatacacacaagtacgaaacaattaatatttcaaaaaaaaaaaaaagtacgaaACAATTAAGCgacaaagaaattttttttttccaacaataaGTCATGAATTTTTGTACcttatcgattttttttttccaaaaataattcaTGAATTTTAATACCAAATCCATGTATAAAAAAATGTGGTGTGGGAATAAAATTGTGCAATGTATGCCTAAAAAAAATGTGTCACTGGTCTTAGTTTAAATCGCCGCCTAATGTATGTACTTTGCATAAAAACTCAGCcagttataattaatttctttaaagtgacaaatatatattttataaaaatattcaaagatgATATATGATAGTTTCAtaagtatattgattttttaaatattgtaaaataaaataaaaaataaaacaaaaattgatagtacagatggaaatttttttttacaggaagatgtttatttaattaataagaaatacGAACTCTCTTTGTCATACACATATCcaaaagggctttttttttttttttttttttttttactggaaGATGTAtgtccaattttaaaaaaaagaaaagaaaaaaaggaaaaaaaaaaaagagaaagggtATTTTGGAcagtataaaaaattttgaacccTCCTCCAACATACTCACAATGTACAATGGAGAGGCAGATGTACTGAATAAATTTCAAAGACTATTTAgtgtaaatattttaaactaaagGGGAGGATCTCCCAATATTGGCAAAATATAGGTGTCGCTTTcctaaaattgagaaaaaaaaagaaaaaaagccatcTTAATCTTATTTAACACGTAACCTCAAAAACTAAACAATATCCAAACGAGATTAGTAGAAAAAAAGCGAATTTATTTGACCAATAGAAAAAGAGTATTAGCGCCTATCGATCCGTGTCCTAACTCCAATTTCAAATCGTGACCGTTCGTTGTACTTGAGAAAACACAACCAACGCCTGTAGTAACCGTCCGATTATAAACGGAGAAAACACACGGATAGCAAATCCTCTCCGTTGGATCTTCTTATACAACCCACCGTCACTTGCTATATATATTCCTTAACCGCATGTTGATTCGAACCTTTGGAAgctttttagagagagaagggggagaagaagaagagagagaaaagagtcAGAGAAAGCGAGGGAAGCAATCAGAGAGGTAAGATCTTcgatttttgaatttttcagaTTCGCCTTTTGTTGATGTCAATTAGGGTTCTATAGTTTAGTTTCGCTACGATTAGaaattaggatttgaaattatcgatttaggttttctttttctttctttatcggACTATTCTAGGGCATAATTCTGGGTTTTCGTGTTCTAATTGTAGGTTAGGTTTTATAGTTGCGGTTCTTGATTTTGTATTTGCATTAGACGCTCTACATGAACCTTCTCTATGTTAATTTCGTTTCCTTGTGTTCTGCGTTTTTGTGTTTTAGAGTGTTCCAAATttctgggtttttgttttggggtTCTCTTTATTGCTATTCAAGGTTAGGACTTCTTTTAGGGCGTGCTTGATTATGTATAATTGTTTAATCGTTGTTTAGTTCGGTTCTCTATCGTTCGGTTGTCTATGTTCTtctatgttttttaatttctttggggggcatttttaataattttatggcCGTGTTTGGTTACCGGGAAATGGttgtagaaaagaaaaggattttCTCTTCGTAATTGTCAGGATTTCACGCTCATTTTCCTTTTTgcgtaaaaaaattattgttctgTTTGCAATTTGCGTGAGGAT
It encodes:
- the LOC107425314 gene encoding uncharacterized protein LOC107425314 is translated as MSDNDVVSRTFRALVESADRKFARVRDVPAYGRVQNQHYFHKVFKAYMRLWKYQQENRGKLVESGLNRWEIGEIASRIGQLYFGQYMRTSEARFLVEAYVFYEAILYRRYFEGFKGPGKDVGVRFKELRFYARFLLVSLILNRTEMVKLLADRFKSLVDDSKVNFRETNFKEWRQVVQEIVRFMNDDTAFMNVRPLRYCATFDSYPASLPYVARFHAKKVLKFQDALLTSYHRNEVKFAELTLDTHRMLQCLEWEPSGSFYQKRPAEIKENGISYDHSGASGLIDMNLAADMTDPTLPPNPRKAILYRPSVTHLIAVMATICEELPPDSIMLVYLSASGKASRSNVTQTESLGGSQKLSKNKVVSLHEQNNTLPESCVNDKGESSGYYDKYLWFGPRGNNGLNNLYPGDIIPFTRRPLFLIIDSDNSHAFKVLHGAERGERAALLLSPLRPANLPDANIAQNGSQFTFFLTAPLSAFCQLVGLSPPDTETDVYSDAEKILSTAFSELEVILCTSKSLDLVWAQVLSDPFLRRLILRFIFCRSVLSFFCLSQNSDQYLPSCLPLLPDSVSPDSEVMQAAVVRLAKHFKIAHRFHFGDME